From Streptomyces sp. NBC_00370, a single genomic window includes:
- a CDS encoding GNAT family N-acetyltransferase, translating to MVERTHRVVVEGARIISPRLNLRPWHPDDIEGALRVYGSDDVSRWLAPAMERVPDAAAMRALLDRWVAEAGTLETPQGRWAVELRESGELIGGVALLPLPPHGGDLEIGWQLAPEMWGQGYAAEAGHAVAHQAFESPAGIDELFAVVRPRNERGAATARRVGMEWVGETDKYYGLQLQVYRLRKGDLDTTGLTAPPPA from the coding sequence ATGGTCGAGCGAACTCACCGCGTGGTCGTCGAAGGGGCCCGGATCATCAGTCCGCGGCTGAACCTCCGCCCGTGGCACCCTGACGACATCGAAGGAGCGCTGCGCGTCTACGGCTCGGACGACGTGTCGCGCTGGCTCGCACCCGCGATGGAACGGGTGCCCGACGCGGCAGCCATGCGGGCGCTCCTCGACCGGTGGGTCGCCGAGGCCGGCACCCTGGAGACACCGCAGGGGCGGTGGGCCGTCGAACTGCGCGAGAGCGGCGAACTGATCGGCGGCGTGGCGCTGCTGCCCCTGCCGCCGCACGGCGGGGATCTGGAGATCGGCTGGCAGTTGGCCCCGGAGATGTGGGGGCAGGGCTACGCGGCCGAGGCCGGCCACGCCGTCGCGCACCAGGCGTTCGAGTCGCCCGCCGGGATCGACGAGCTGTTCGCCGTGGTCCGCCCCCGCAACGAACGCGGCGCCGCCACGGCGCGCCGGGTCGGCATGGAGTGGGTGGGCGAGACCGACAAGTACTACGGACTCCAACTCCAGGTCTACCGGCTGCGCAAGGGCGACCTGGACACCACGGGCCTCACGGCGCCGCCCCCGGCGTAG
- a CDS encoding cation:proton antiporter regulatory subunit yields MGTRHTSLPGVGAQYDFTTESGRHISVVVHNDGRRFLGFYQHDDPDACQLSVPLTPEEATALAHLIDPAPIDAVRTDGIDLVTEHIPLGTRSPYGGRLLGDTRARTRTGASIVAVLRTHSAHPSPGPDFRLAIGDTLVAVGTREGVDALSDIIAGG; encoded by the coding sequence ATGGGAACCCGTCACACGTCGCTGCCCGGAGTCGGCGCGCAGTACGACTTCACCACCGAGTCCGGTCGGCACATCTCGGTGGTGGTGCACAACGACGGGCGACGGTTCCTCGGGTTCTACCAGCACGACGATCCCGACGCCTGCCAGCTCTCCGTACCGCTGACGCCCGAAGAGGCCACCGCGCTCGCGCACCTCATCGACCCCGCGCCCATCGACGCCGTACGCACCGACGGCATCGACCTGGTGACCGAGCACATACCGCTCGGCACCCGCTCCCCCTACGGCGGCCGGCTGCTCGGTGACACCCGGGCCAGGACCAGGACGGGCGCCTCCATCGTCGCCGTACTGCGGACGCACAGCGCGCATCCCTCGCCGGGCCCCGACTTCCGGCTGGCCATCGGGGACACGCTCGTCGCCGTGGGTACGCGCGAGGGCGTCGACGCCCTCTCCGACATCATCGCGGGGGGCTGA
- a CDS encoding PucR family transcriptional regulator — protein MPEPEIPQALLGDYVPILREVAAAGRRLTRDELETFRALGREAADAGHQLRALVRLYLSETRACWPQAAVADPAATADSVLAAVEQTVDAFAEGFERAQRLTVRREEAARREFIDDLLYGRSDLGRLAERATRFGLRLSRAHAVAVAAGPEAYSETDAVPRSVEAALLSRFSGRKILLTTKDGRLVCIAPASQPDVLTYFAKQSHAATEGGQVAIGRAHKGPGGVVHSYDEALDALDLARRMGIDDPVLRSADLMVYPVLTRDRQAMADLVRSELGPLREARGGAEPLLNTLAVYFDAGCVAAETARRLALSVRALTYRLERVHQLTGSDPADPMHRYTLQTAVIGARLLDWPAKEL, from the coding sequence GTGCCGGAGCCGGAGATCCCCCAGGCACTGCTGGGGGACTACGTCCCTATTCTGCGCGAGGTGGCAGCCGCCGGACGCCGCCTTACCCGCGACGAGTTGGAGACGTTCCGGGCGCTCGGCCGGGAGGCCGCCGACGCCGGGCACCAACTGCGTGCGCTGGTGCGGCTCTATCTGTCGGAGACCCGGGCCTGCTGGCCGCAGGCGGCGGTCGCCGACCCGGCGGCGACCGCCGATTCCGTGCTGGCCGCCGTCGAGCAGACGGTCGACGCCTTCGCCGAAGGCTTCGAGCGCGCCCAGCGGCTGACCGTACGCCGCGAGGAGGCGGCCCGGCGTGAGTTCATCGACGACCTGCTCTACGGACGCAGTGACCTGGGCCGGCTCGCCGAACGCGCCACCCGCTTCGGACTGCGCCTCTCGCGCGCCCACGCTGTCGCCGTGGCCGCCGGACCCGAGGCGTACTCGGAGACCGACGCGGTGCCCCGCAGCGTCGAGGCGGCGCTGCTGTCCCGCTTCAGCGGCCGGAAGATCCTGCTCACGACCAAGGACGGACGGCTGGTGTGTATCGCGCCCGCCAGCCAGCCCGATGTGCTGACCTACTTCGCCAAGCAGTCCCACGCGGCGACGGAGGGCGGCCAGGTCGCGATCGGCCGGGCGCACAAAGGCCCGGGGGGCGTCGTCCACTCGTACGACGAAGCGCTGGACGCCCTCGACCTGGCGCGCCGGATGGGAATCGACGATCCCGTGCTGCGCTCCGCCGATCTGATGGTGTATCCGGTCCTGACCCGGGACCGGCAGGCGATGGCCGATCTGGTCCGCAGCGAGCTGGGCCCGCTCCGCGAGGCCAGGGGCGGCGCCGAGCCGTTGCTGAACACCCTCGCCGTCTACTTCGACGCCGGCTGTGTGGCGGCCGAGACCGCGCGGCGGCTGGCGCTGAGCGTACGGGCGCTGACGTACCGGCTGGAGCGGGTGCACCAGCTGACCGGCTCCGACCCGGCCGACCCGATGCACCGCTACACGCTCCAGACGGCGGTGATCGGCGCCCGGCTGCTGGACTGGCCCGCCAAGGAGCTGTGA
- a CDS encoding cation:proton antiporter, translating to MHDTTALLVELGSVILGLGIIGRFAGRIGLSPIPLYLLAGLAFGHGGLLPLGASEEFTAVGAEIGVILLLLLLGLEYSASELVTSLKTQYPSGAVDFVLNATPGAVAALLLGWGPVGAVALAGVTWISSSGVIAKVMADLGRLGNRETPVVLGVLVIEDLAMAVYLPLLTAMLAGVGLAGGSVALVIALGAVGLVLYVALRHGRLISRAVSSDNPEMLLLVVLGLTVLVAGVAQQLQVSAAVGAFLVGIALSGEVAEGARKLLTPLRDLFAAVFFVFFGLSTDPAAIPPVLLPAALLAVVSVVTKILTGWYAARRAGIGSPGRWRAGGTLVARGEFSIVIAGLAVATEPRIGPIATAYVLILVVLGPLTARWTQPAVTRIQSLVVGRRNRAPVPPADASGTPGTPGTPEAPEAPEPSMPTHDDLTPEPAGPPAGPSGEPQR from the coding sequence GTGCACGACACGACCGCACTCCTGGTGGAGCTGGGCTCCGTCATCCTCGGACTCGGCATCATCGGCCGGTTCGCCGGGCGGATCGGGCTCTCGCCCATCCCGCTCTATCTGCTCGCCGGGCTCGCGTTCGGGCACGGCGGGCTGCTGCCCCTCGGCGCGAGTGAGGAGTTCACCGCCGTCGGCGCCGAGATCGGCGTGATCCTGCTGCTGCTCCTGCTCGGTCTCGAATACAGCGCCTCCGAACTCGTCACGAGCCTCAAGACGCAATACCCGTCCGGCGCCGTCGACTTCGTCCTGAACGCCACGCCGGGCGCCGTCGCGGCGCTGCTGCTCGGCTGGGGTCCGGTGGGCGCCGTCGCGCTCGCCGGGGTCACCTGGATCTCGTCGTCCGGAGTGATCGCCAAGGTGATGGCCGACCTGGGCCGGCTCGGCAACCGCGAAACGCCCGTCGTGCTCGGGGTCCTGGTCATCGAGGACCTGGCGATGGCCGTGTACCTCCCACTGCTCACCGCCATGCTCGCCGGGGTCGGTCTCGCGGGCGGCAGTGTGGCGCTGGTGATCGCGCTCGGCGCCGTGGGGCTCGTGCTCTACGTGGCGCTGCGGCACGGGCGGCTGATCAGCAGGGCGGTGTCGTCCGACAACCCGGAGATGCTGCTGCTCGTGGTCCTCGGGCTCACGGTCCTGGTCGCCGGTGTGGCCCAGCAGTTGCAGGTCTCGGCGGCCGTCGGGGCGTTCCTCGTCGGGATCGCGCTGTCCGGGGAGGTCGCCGAGGGCGCCCGCAAGCTGCTGACCCCGCTGCGCGACCTGTTCGCCGCGGTGTTCTTCGTGTTCTTCGGACTCTCCACCGACCCGGCGGCCATTCCGCCCGTCCTGCTGCCCGCGGCGCTGCTGGCGGTCGTCTCGGTGGTCACCAAGATCCTCACCGGCTGGTACGCGGCGCGGCGCGCCGGTATCGGCTCGCCGGGACGCTGGCGGGCCGGCGGCACGCTCGTGGCGCGCGGCGAGTTCTCGATCGTGATCGCGGGGCTCGCCGTCGCGACCGAGCCGCGCATCGGTCCCATCGCCACCGCGTACGTGCTGATCCTGGTCGTCCTCGGTCCGCTCACCGCCCGCTGGACGCAGCCGGCCGTCACCCGGATCCAGTCCCTGGTCGTCGGCAGACGGAACCGGGCTCCCGTACCGCCGGCCGACGCTTCCGGCACTCCCGGCACTCCCGGCACTCCCGAGGCTCCGGAAGCTCCGGAGCCGTCGATGCCGACGCACGACGACCTCACGCCCGAGCCCGCCGGACCACCCGCCGGACCTTCCGGCGAACCGCAGCGGTAG